GGCCGAAGAGGTAGCCGAGACCGAGGCCCGCCTTCCAGCTGCGGCCGCGCAGCACCCACCCGAAACAGGCGAACGCGGGCAGCGCCAGCCACCACAGGGTGCGCGGCGGGAAACTGACGTAGAGCAGCACTCCGGAGAGTGCGGCTACGGCGGCCGGGACCAGACGGACGAGGCGGGCGAGGCGCGATGTGGGCGCGGCCTGCGGCTCCAGCTGGTCCGACTCGCCCGCGGAAGTTGCGGTGACGGTCACTCCGGGAGTGTACGGCGGTCTTCCCCGGCGCCGACAGCACGGTCCGGATGGCGGCCCGGGGCACTGAGCAGGGCCGCAGCAGCATCGTTCCTGCGCAACTCGTCCACAAATCGGTCATCAGCCGTTACGGTGTGCCGGAGCCCCTGTCGTGCGGTCGGTCCAGGCCAGGACGGCCGGGGCCGGTCACGGGTCGGGGAGGCCCGGTTCAGGGGGCGGCGGGGTGGGTTCCACGGGGATGGCGGCGGCGACCGGTCCGGACGCCGACAGTGAAAGACGAAACGTTTCCGATGCGGCGGGCATCGCGGTGCTCGGATCCTGTGCCGCGTGGTCGCTGATCACCGCCGCGATGCACGACGGCCGGCCCGAGGGCGTGCTGCTCGCGGTCCTGGCGGTCGCCGCCGGTTACGCGTCGGGGCGGATCTCCGGAGCGCTCGTACCGGTCGCCGCGCCCTGTGTGGGGGCGCTGGCCGGGCTCGGTATGGCGCTGGCGGAGCCACATCTCGCCCCGGGCCCCCAGTTCGCCGTACCGCTGGGCCACGCCGGTGCGACCGCGGCCCTGCTGACCCTGGCCGTGGGTGCCGCCTGCTGCTCGGCCTGGGCCGCCCCGACACCACCCCTGCGGCTCGCGCTGCGGCTGCTGGCGGCCGGGATCACGGTCGTCGCGGCCGTCCTGGGCTCGCTCTCGGGATTCGTCCTGTGCACGGCGGTGCTGCTGTGCTCGCTCGCCGCCGGCCGCATGCGGCGCCGGGGTCTGGGCATCGCCGGTCTGGGCCTGGCCACGGCGCTGGTGACCGGCGCGACCTGGGCCGTGGCCGGAAACGTGCTCCCGGACGGGCTGACCGCCTCCCTGGAGGGCCAGTTGACCCCGCACCGGGTCCAGCTGTGGCAGGACGCCCTGCACATGGCGCACCAGGATTCCGCCCTGGGGGTGGGTCCGGGGCGCTTCGGAGAGCTGAGCAGCGCGGCGGCCGAGGCCCTGCTCCCGGACGGCAAGCCGCACTCGGCGCCGCTTCAGCTGGCGGCCGAGCAGGGAATCGTCGGCGTGCTCCTGCTGGCGGCGGCCTACGGCTGGGTGCTGCACGCGCTGTGGCGCACCACGCGCTCCACGCCGATCGCGCTCACGGCGGGCGCCGCGCTGACGGGGCTCGCGATCGTCGCCGCGGTCGGCAACGCGCTGAGCTTCACCTCGGTGTCGGTCGGCGCGGGCTTCCTGGCCGGGCTGGCCACGGCCCACCCGCTCGCCGAGGAGGCCGCACGCACCGCGCCGGACGCACACGCGCGTGGCGACCGACTGGCCCCGTGACGGACGAGGAACGTCAGAGCACCGCGCCGGGCTTGGGCGGAGCCAGCCGGTCCGTGATGATCCGTACGGCCGTCTCCGCGTTGTCCACGGTGATCGTGAACGTGTGCCCGTCCCACAGCCGCAGGACGATGCCCTCACCGCGCCGTACGACGACCGCGGTGCCCTTCTCGGGCCGCCAGCGGTAGCCCCAGCCGCCCCACTGGCGCGGGGTGACGTGCGGGGCGAACTCGGCGCCGGCGACGCTCGCGAGGGGGATGCGGCGGCGCGGCACACCGATGTGGCCGCAGCGCACTTCGAGGGACTCCGTGTCCACCTTCAGGCCGACGTGCACGAAGGCGAGCGTGCCGAACAGCATGAGCAGCCCGGCCGCGATGCACCCGACGACGGACATGACGAGCGGGGCGATGCCGGACGTCCAGGTGGAGTCCACGGCCAGCTCGATGCCGAGCGCCATGCAGGCGGCACCGGCGAGCGCCAGCAGCCACTGGAACCGGTTGGTGGCGCGGCCGGTCCAGATCTCGCTCTGCGGGAAGGTTTCGTCGCGGGGGTGGTCCCTCATGCCTACGAGACTACTCAGGTTTCGCTGCGCGGGTACGGCGTTGCGGAGGGTGACCGTTTTGTGGGGCGACACGGCGAACGCACAGGATCGCGTGCGTCGCCGTGGTCAGTGGGCCGGTGTGACGGCCCGCAGGAGCCGGCCCTCGGCGTAGACCGACGCGGCAGCGGGCAGCGCGCCCTCGCGACCGTTCAGGAGCACCGTGACGGTGCCGTCGGGCAGCGCCTCAGGGGCGGGCTTTTCACCGATCCGGCGCAGTGCCTGGGCGGCCACCGCGTCGGCGGAGCCGTGCAGGACGAGCGGCGGCCGGTCGAGGCGCTGGACAGCGGCGCGGATGCGTTCGGCGACCAACTCGTAATGGGTGCAGCCCAGGACGACGGTCGTTACATCGTCGGGGGTCAGCTCGGCGGCCGCGGCGACGGCGGCGTCGATGGCCGCCTCGTCCCCGTGCTCCACGGCCTCGGCCAGTCCCCAGCACGGGACCTCGGTCACCGGCACACCGTCGGCGAAGTCCTTGATGAGGCCGCGCTGATAGGGGCTGCCGGTGGTGGCGGGCGTCGCCCAGATCGCGAAGGGCGTGCCACCGGCGGCGGCCGGCTTGATCGCCGGGACCGTGCCGATGACCGGGATGCCGGGCTCCAGGTGCTCACGCAGGACCGTCAGGGCATGCACGGTCGCGGTGTTGCAGCCGATGATCAGGGCGTCGGGCCGGTGCGCGGCGGCGGCCTCGGCGACGGCCAGCGCGCGCTGGGCGACGTCTTCCGGTGTCCGCGGCCCGTACGGCATGCCCTCGGGGTCCAGGGAGAGCACGAGATCCGCGTCGGGGCGCACGCGCCGTACCGCGGCGGTGGCCGCCAGAAGGCCGATTCCGGAGTCCATCAGCGCGATCTTCACCCGGCCACGATAGACGATGGCCTCGGTGGATCCGCCGCCGTGGGGCAGACTGCGCCCGTGAGCGCCATCGTGTGGATCGCCGCCGGATCATTCGCCGCCTGGCTGTGGCTGCTGCTCTGTCAGGGCTTCTTCTGGCGCACCGACATCAGACTCCCGGCCCGCACCGACCCGGACGTCTGGCCGTCGGTCTGTGTGGTCGTCCCGGCCCGCGACGAGGCCGCCGTACTCCCCGAGAGTCTGCCGTCGCTCCTCGCTCAGGACTATCCCGGGCGGGCGGAGATCTTCCTTGTCGACGACGGCAGTTCGGACGGCACCGGGGAACTGGCCCGCGAGCTGGCGTCCCGGCACGGCGGGCTGCCGCTGACCGTGGACTCCCCCGGCGAACCGCCCACGGGCTGGACGGGCAAGCTGTGGGCCGTACGGCACGGCATCGCTCTGGCACGCGCGCGTGACCCCGAGTACCTGCTGCTGACGGACGCGGACATCGCGCACGCCCCGGACAGCCTGCGGGAGTTGGTGGCGGCGGCCCGCTCTGGTGGCTTCGACGCCGTGTCGCTGATGGCCCGGCTGCGCGTGGAGAGCCTGTGGGAGCGGCTCGTGGTACCGGCGTTCGTCTACTTCTTCGCGCAGCTGTATCCGTTCCGCCGGATCGGCAAGCAGTCGGCGCGGACGGCTGCCGCGGCGGGTGGCTGTGTCCTGCTGCGCGCCGACGCCGCCGAGCGGGCGCGGATCCCGGACGTTATCCGGCAGGCGGTGATCGACGACGTGGCGCTCGCGCGGGCCGTCAAGGGCGGCGGGGGTCACATCTGGCTGGGGCTCGCCGAGCGGGTGGACAGCGTGCGCCCGTATCCGCGGCTGCACGACCTGTGGCGGATGGTCTCGCGCAGCGCGTACGCGCAACTGCGGCACAACCCGCTGCTCCTGCTGGGTACCGTCGTCGGGCTGGCGCTGGTGTATCTAGTGCCGCCGCTGGCCCTGTTCACCGGTCTGGCCGTCGGAAGTACGGGGGCCGCGGTCCTCGGCGGCCTCGCGTGGCTGGTGATGACGGGGACGTACATCCCGATGCTCCGCTACTACGGGCAGCCGCTGTGGCTCGCTCCCCTGTTGCCGTTCACCGCGTTTCTGTACCTCCTGATGACCGTCGATTCCGCGGTGCAGCACTACAGGGGACGCGGCGCGGCCTGGAAGGGCCGCACCTACACGCGTCCTGACGCCGTCGTCGGCGACGAGAGCTGAAGGCTCACTTGCGACCCGGGGTCCAGTTCATGCCCCACCCGTAGACGCGGTCGACGGTCCGCTGTGGGCTCACCCCTCGGTCGGGGACGAGGTAGCGGGCCTCGCGCTGGACGACGAGGTCGCCCCCGGTGTTGGTGATCAGGGCCAGGGCGCACACCGTGGAGGGCACCGTGCACTCGTCGAGCGAGAAGTCGATCGCTGCGCCGTGCTGCGGCTGGAGGGTGACCGTGGCGTGCAGGTCGGCGAAGGAACGGGCGCCTTCGTAGATGGTCACGAAGACGAGGATGCGCCGGAAGTCCTTGATGTGGTCGAGGTTCACGGTGAGGTTCTCGCCGCTCGCCGACGCGCCGCTGCGGTCGTCGCCGTCGAGATGGATGTACGGGGGCCGCTGCAGGGAGCCGAACGCGTTGCCGAGTGCCTGGACGACTCCCTTGCGGCCGTCGGCGAGTTCGTACAGGGCGCACAGGTCGAGGTCGAGGTCCGCGTGCATCGCGACCGCGCGGCCGCGCTTGCTGCCCCAGCCCGAGAACTGCTTGCGCACCTCCCAGTTGAGGTTCACACGCATGGCACCCGAGGTGCCGCCCTGCTTCGTCAGCGAGACGGAGGGGGCTGCCTTGGTGAGCGTCACCTTGGAGAGCCGCACAGGGGTCACCGAAGGGGGCGGGTTCACCGGAGGAGGCGGCATGGTCACGGGCGGCTGGACCGGCGGCGGCAGGTTCACGGGCGGCCCGGACGGCGGCGGCATGTGCACCGGTGGACCGGCCGGCGGCGCCATGGTCGCGGCCGGTGTCGCCTGCTGCGGCTCGTCCACGGTGATGCCGAAGTCGGTCGCCAGGCCCTCGAGTCCGCTGTCGTAGCCCTGGCCCACGGCCCGGAACTTCCAGGCGCCCTGGCGGCGGTAGAACTCGCCGAGCACGAAGGCGGTCTCGACCGTCGCGCCCGTGCTGTCGAAGCGGGCGACCACGGTGTTCTGTACGGCGTCCCGGACCTCGATGTACAGGTCGGGGACCCGGCCGAACGTTCCGCCGTCGGCTGAGGCGGCGAGGACGATGCGGTCGACGGCGGGCTCCACGCGCGCGAGGTCGACGAGCAGGCTGTCGGTCACCTTCCCGCCGGCGGTGCCCTTGCCCTCGTGGCGGACCGCGCCGGAGGAGTGCGCCGGCTGGTTGTAGAACACGAAGTCGCCGTCGGAACGGACCTTCCCGCCGACCAGCAGCAGGGCCGAGGCGTCCGCGTCCGGGACGCCGGGTCCGGACCGCCAGCCCAATTCGACGCGCAGTGCCGTCGTCGGCACCGGAACATTCGATCCCTTCGGCATCGACATGTCTGCCCCCATATCACGTCTCACCGTGCCAGGACACGCCCCGGCAGCCCATCGGGTGTCTACCGCACAACCTATTCCCCGGGGCGGCGAACGCCCATCAGGAGCGCGTCAACACCGTCGGCCAACCGCTGGTAACCCGCCGGGAACTAGGCTTTTACCCGATCCGAACACAGGTCGATGCCCTTTTTTGGCAAGTTCGCTCGCATTGGGGATCCCGTGCCACCCCCGACACGGAAAACAACCCTCTA
The nucleotide sequence above comes from Streptomyces sp. N50. Encoded proteins:
- a CDS encoding O-antigen ligase family protein; the encoded protein is MAAATGPDADSERRNVSDAAGIAVLGSCAAWSLITAAMHDGRPEGVLLAVLAVAAGYASGRISGALVPVAAPCVGALAGLGMALAEPHLAPGPQFAVPLGHAGATAALLTLAVGAACCSAWAAPTPPLRLALRLLAAGITVVAAVLGSLSGFVLCTAVLLCSLAAGRMRRRGLGIAGLGLATALVTGATWAVAGNVLPDGLTASLEGQLTPHRVQLWQDALHMAHQDSALGVGPGRFGELSSAAAEALLPDGKPHSAPLQLAAEQGIVGVLLLAAAYGWVLHALWRTTRSTPIALTAGAALTGLAIVAAVGNALSFTSVSVGAGFLAGLATAHPLAEEAARTAPDAHARGDRLAP
- a CDS encoding glutamate racemase, whose amino-acid sequence is MKIALMDSGIGLLAATAAVRRVRPDADLVLSLDPEGMPYGPRTPEDVAQRALAVAEAAAAHRPDALIIGCNTATVHALTVLREHLEPGIPVIGTVPAIKPAAAGGTPFAIWATPATTGSPYQRGLIKDFADGVPVTEVPCWGLAEAVEHGDEAAIDAAVAAAAELTPDDVTTVVLGCTHYELVAERIRAAVQRLDRPPLVLHGSADAVAAQALRRIGEKPAPEALPDGTVTVLLNGREGALPAAASVYAEGRLLRAVTPAH
- a CDS encoding glycosyltransferase, whose amino-acid sequence is MWIAAGSFAAWLWLLLCQGFFWRTDIRLPARTDPDVWPSVCVVVPARDEAAVLPESLPSLLAQDYPGRAEIFLVDDGSSDGTGELARELASRHGGLPLTVDSPGEPPTGWTGKLWAVRHGIALARARDPEYLLLTDADIAHAPDSLRELVAAARSGGFDAVSLMARLRVESLWERLVVPAFVYFFAQLYPFRRIGKQSARTAAAAGGCVLLRADAAERARIPDVIRQAVIDDVALARAVKGGGGHIWLGLAERVDSVRPYPRLHDLWRMVSRSAYAQLRHNPLLLLGTVVGLALVYLVPPLALFTGLAVGSTGAAVLGGLAWLVMTGTYIPMLRYYGQPLWLAPLLPFTAFLYLLMTVDSAVQHYRGRGAAWKGRTYTRPDAVVGDES
- a CDS encoding TerD family protein, encoding MPKGSNVPVPTTALRVELGWRSGPGVPDADASALLLVGGKVRSDGDFVFYNQPAHSSGAVRHEGKGTAGGKVTDSLLVDLARVEPAVDRIVLAASADGGTFGRVPDLYIEVRDAVQNTVVARFDSTGATVETAFVLGEFYRRQGAWKFRAVGQGYDSGLEGLATDFGITVDEPQQATPAATMAPPAGPPVHMPPPSGPPVNLPPPVQPPVTMPPPPVNPPPSVTPVRLSKVTLTKAAPSVSLTKQGGTSGAMRVNLNWEVRKQFSGWGSKRGRAVAMHADLDLDLCALYELADGRKGVVQALGNAFGSLQRPPYIHLDGDDRSGASASGENLTVNLDHIKDFRRILVFVTIYEGARSFADLHATVTLQPQHGAAIDFSLDECTVPSTVCALALITNTGGDLVVQREARYLVPDRGVSPQRTVDRVYGWGMNWTPGRK